The nucleotide window atAATTTAACGAATAGCGTGACCGCACGACCAAACAAGCCGGCATTCGAGAGTTTTCCGAGcacattttgagtcctctaaactttattgaccttgtagagccttgaaaatggcttaacaggGGTCAAAAGGGGCTGAAATGGGCTTAAAACAAGTGCAGGGACCTGAACTGTCAATTGTGAAACTATTGCTGAGCTGCTGaggccaggcggggcgcgtaaaggTCCCCCTCAcctttacgcggggcgcgtgagagtGCCCAGTGACAGAAACTTGTTTTTCAGCAATCTGTTGCAAATTCAGGGGTTgttcttgcaatttctttgtgtggtagccaagttaACACCTCCCCAAGCATATTAGCTGTCCCATAACATATGTAGGGCTGTGATTCTTTGCTTGTCGGCCACataaacacttgtgatgatcttgtgcatcatcaacaagtataaatagcaatCCATTTCATTCATTTTTGTTCACACTTGATCTAAATTCTCTAAGTTGAGGTTGCTACAACTTCATACCTAAGAATTATAAGATCAAGTTCAAgcaaggaccctttgtaagcttccttcattctttttattgctttcctagctaaaaagtcaaacagtgtttgactttcagtttgaccagtcaatggtcaacgcaaagttcggttgaactttgcaacgtgattgtaatcacgatggttataatccttagcgattatacctactgattaccacgttaactaggcgtagtgacgagtcaaagtttcggtcaaaatgtgttttagcacgcattttgccacggaactagttttaggtatcaaaacactttgttttgataccaaatcagttttctaaataggttaaacatgttttgacatgtttaactcgtcactattagttttgtgcttgtttagggtcgtaagctaagcggtctaaacaaccgcttagactttcgaacccgacccgtttggtcgatcattaggatccgaccaagcttgtttagtgatcatagttgcatagggaataacctctgaggttataccttatgatcacgtaggattgGTTAGCCATTTATTAGTTAGCttatatgcccataggaaatgaccaaaatgcccttttgaagcataaatccatATTTTGCATATGTGAACAtgtttttgacatataatctgatttagtaacatgtttagggataattgggcatgtaagacttgacatagcacatagttaaccatccgaacatagttttacgcaaacgacgcattatagtggcttatactaccataatgggtcgaaacgggtcataagcacataggtagactttcaaatcagaatgttatCTAATAAATCATACCACATGAGTTcgaatactcatttgatttatagaacaccattctatcctatctcccgatttaggatccgactGTATGACAtagtgattccatactaggtgccacttgattccttgatttcccgagctttgttaggacacttaatcaaggatactcgcaatctcaagtgagtacatagtcccctcttttactgttttcaattgttttggggtgaaacatatatgcctatttgttattttcatgatttgtAACTATATGATTACATATGCATAATGCCTATTTCTTTAACAAATTAAACGATTATCTATGGTTTTAAACATTGATTTTCAAACTTgtaaaacaaattgttggattgtactcTTTATAATACATTCACcaagccgattggtagtacgatatagcgctataggactagacaccccattcctgttgtacggatgtcagaaaccaaattttaaccaaatagaaattgcctttgtggtatttctatagtctccaaagtgtagtttgatacactaaggtttgaatgaataccaaatcacagtttcttttgtatattttgatatactacaaaagtacagtttgatgtgctctcaaatgtgatctaccaaagtatattttgatatactatgtacaaaatccaacatatgttttaacaagctattttgttatttaccaaagcatagtttgatatgctactgtttactaaagtatattttgatgtactacaaaagcatagtttgatatgctattttcaaaccaaagcataattaatatgctattttcaaaaaaagcatagttgatatgctattttcaaaccaaagcatagttgatatgctattttcaaaccaaagcatagttgatatgctattttcaaaccaaagtataatttgatatactaccaatatttttattcttaaaccaaagtatacttgagatatactatcAAATCTATTATTTCATTAACCAAAGCATATTTGGATATACTACCAAGTacctatttcaaaactaaagtatattttggtaTACTACTTATCCGGTCTTTtctaaaccaaagtatattttatatactacaaaccttttctcaaaacaatgcatttttttagaaacaaaacttttcacaaggattcatggctatttttggtaaaacataaaacctttttcttatgttaactaaagccatgaatctaaatcaacaaaacctatgttactcacaggcatttttatgctgacgtacctattttcatatatgtttcaggtactgctatgtgatgattgttgatgcatgctacacataggatggacttgtgccttagcgactttaaaactaagaaacaattatttgtatttatcttaATTGTAAtaaaacattgagttcaataattcaataaaacaaaactatttgatccatggttgtgaaacagtgattctgttacaacactccccgatgtttccgccacgttttgttgttttacgtggtcggggtgtgacactatatgctattatcaaacttgtatgctcacctttacattttatgtattgacttttatgtgacaagtgtttaagacgcttatctgctaggaaagcaaGGCTAAAATAAAGCTCTAgagtccaacaaatagttgtctgtagtaattaaatcaagggtctctagaagcagataaacaattgctatatttaaatctgagttgtcggaacagaattacttgcctagattttgtctgtaataatttgtttactgtttgagacatggtatgggacatgttactttaaattgaatagtaatgataattgttatggaaacttctggacaatctgtttcactcagtgccgcgccccgatgattccgccatcggttggggtgtgacagttacatCAAAAACCTACCAAAATAATTCCATTAAGCCGTATACATTTTACAAATCGTATAAAcatgtatacggctcgtataactaatacgggccgtatataataaaatcaaaaaaacattctctgcgcaTTTTCCTATTAAAAAACATTCTATAAAAAACGGGCCGTATAttttgtatacggcccgtatacactagggatgtgaaaataagatatagAGGGTGTGGGAACAAGACACCCCAACAATAAACAAAATTCGATCAAGTTATAGCATGGGTCGGGGCATCCGGAAATGGTTGGTAATTGTATTTGGTGACTTTTTTTAATCCTTTCCACTTATCATCAGTCCGAGTCACAGTGTGTATGTATTACCGACCGTCCGATCTACACCAGTCAACGCCTCACGCCCCAAAAAACCACACCACACGGATCATCATCTCCACCGTCCATCCTAACCCACATCCACTGTCCATTCAAACCCCTCATCCCCAATAACACTTCCCCCCCCCCTTTTATAAACCCTAACACTCTCCCACTCCTTCACATTCATCAAATCACCACTAAATCTCAAATCAGCGTTGTTGAAGAATGTCAGGCCGTGGTAAGGGAGGAAAGGGGCTGGGCAAGGGCGGAGCAAAGCGTCACCGAAAGGTTCTCCGAGATAACATTCAGGGGATCACGAAGCCGGCGATCAGGAGGCTGGCGAGAAGAGGAGGAGTGAAGAGGATCAGTGGGTTGATCTATGAGGAGACTCGTGGTGTGTTGAAGATATTTTTGGAGAATATGATTCGTGATGCGGTTACATATACTGAATATGCTCGCAGGAAGATAGTCACTGCTATGGATGTTGTCTATGCACTTAAGAGGCAGGGGAGGACCCTATATGGATTTGGAGGTTGAAATTGTTAGCTTTTATGTTTTGCTATTTTGGTTAGGGTTATGTGTAAATTGAAAGTTTCGTTAACGAAGGGTTTGATTGTTATGATCAATGTTCTTTTGTTTGACTGTTGATTGTTTTTATAATTGTGTTGAAGGTACTGCAGCTCAATTTGAAATCAATTCAATAATCAGCGTTCAGCTATAGCGATACTGTGAATTGCTTTTGATTTTGTTTGGGTAACCATTAATTAAGTGTAGTTAATATTGATTAATGCTTGGTAAATTTACAGAGAATTGGGTTTTCAAGTTGGTATTGGTTAGTGTATTGAGTTCATAATCAGGTATTTGTAAGGCATTTGCTTAGTTGTGGTCTTGTGGAGCATTGACCGTGTATGCCATTTACAACCAAGTgggttgatgtgtgtaaaatgcaacatataaattacatcaaataaggcataaaactaaccctattttagtactaatgttggaaaaagtgtgtttttgtcttccttttgaatttacagggtcaaatgagcttaaacgaacaaaaggaacaaatatacagccaaaaccaacataaatacaaagaaaaggaagaaacgtggcatgcccgacccctcgacaacatctcccatagcaaaaacaagaagaaagctgagcatggggctgtgcccagctgagcatggggttgtgcccagctcaacacggggcgtgtccagctcaacacggggcgtgtccagctcaacacggggcgtgtccagctcaacacggggcgtgcccagtgaacacggggtcatggtcagccttggcacaaaagacaaacctgtagaagcttctactgcgcaccacggggctgtgctcagcggacacgggggcgtggtcaactgttgcagacgcgtttaatgaaattgcgaattgcaattaacgaagagagagactcggatggacacggggccgtgcccaggcttctgttcagcctataaataggagtgtttggagctcttgcaactcatcccttggcacaccacctctctcacacttcacccaccacccaccaccaccataacaccatcatccaccaccataacaccatcgtccaccaccatcatccattgtccatcatagagtgtgtgagtcgtctcgggatccaagattgatcgtaagagttcttaacaatcaaaggccatgtttgcctaagtctcttacatcacttggtgaaggcaagtgtttagtgtaatactttttatttttaatcttttgcactttttaattggttttgtattaatgacttcaattcctagtttcttatgttgaaggtgattcttccttatcgtttgtccgtggtgtcttggcattattttactgtctatataaaataaaagattttcaccattcatatctccacggtctatatggaggtatgttggctacctggtcgggggttaagggaacggtttggtaagagtcttgccattgttcagtatatagatcctgcaaaggacctgggtcaaatttagtaggacctccttcaatacccaaaggtattggatggcgggggtccaaactctttgattccctcataagttaaactactattaaaactttaacccagctacttaggactgtatccctgctgactcagactacttagctgaaggtaacgtcgccttcaaaagaggggcctaccacattatgcattaataacttaattaattatctttcaataatccgaccctttagtattgtatccttgctgacttaaagtactgggttgagggtaacgtcgccttcaaaagaggggcctactacaataactaatataatctcttaaacaagtgcaaaagtgcgaaaataatcaaaggttctagacacgagtcggatccaagtgattcatcttgtctatctgtttttatttttattttttttttagcattttagttagttttattttcttagtttaaaaccttttctaacattttgatttgattagacgttgaggataaactgatactaaaagctcttgtgtccttggacgacctcggtatcttaccaacactatactacgtccacgatgggtgcacttgcccatatgtgtgtttagtgttagtaaatatcgtgttttataaatttaaaacttggctaaaaagtgtaataAGGGcataaaatatatacctaaattatattacacctaacgcacaacACGGGTTATTCACAAATGAATATAGTTCTATATGTATATTCTAATAAAATTGATTGTAGGATGTCTGAGTgtgattatatatttttttttctagtggCAAACGAAACCTTCGTTTAACACAAACCAATGACCCCTTAGCAAGAAACTAAGGCGCCAAGAACACAACTGATACAAAGAAAACAAGACAGAACAAAATAAGAACAAAAATAATAATGCAACTGATACAATGAAAACAGAGCAGAAACATAGAAACTAAACAATCAAACATTATATTTAAAATATCTCCACTCGTCCCACGGCGGCACCTCAATTTTAGCTTGTTCTTTAATCCATCGCGGCAAGATTTCCTTCACGTCTTGAATAACCTTATGAattatataacaaccctcctgaaTTTTTCTGACGccctaaaatattttaaaatatcccaaaatgtcctaaaatacaccccgtatgtgaaaaccgagcccaaatacctttatttttataaaaattaattaaaaacaaaattttttggGCGCTCGCGGGGCGCATAGCCTTTGGCTACTGCTTACGCGGGCCGGGACAGCTACAAGCTCAGGCGACACCCGATGctgccacgtgtcatcatcgttgCGGAGCTAGTGCGATGACTGGGCCAGGCTAGGGCCTACCCAGtctactacgcgggccgcgtagcccgtGGTCtcaccttacgcgggccgcgtgaaaccCGAAATCAGCTCCTATATAATGGGAGCTCGGGCCTTCAGTTTCCGTCGCTCAATTCTCACTTTCTCTCTCGAATTACTATATAGTAGGCactatactcgggtataatatccccctaaataacgaagttctgctccgttgtaagtatcataacacctggatacgtattagatacgccgctcgattgatctagggttccgtaacggctgttgtggttctgcccgacgtagtcgttggaatgccgtctcggggagggtattactaatgttaaaatgggttttTATACTAACGCGtatgcatttgtgtaatttatagattgtcaccaggaaaccctaaaggataatttaagacagcaatgtgagtaatctcctttttgcaactgtttttacaaaaccttacttaattaatttatattaagcagttattgagtatttgtaaggatacaattatcgtcggtatatTTGGgcttttgtatacaaaatttgttactaccttgcaaggagtaacatttccacaagtcgggttgacagtaccgtgggtggaaATTAGTaagacttggaaacaaatgtaattgcgcgaccgccctcaatactgtacaatggtttttatttaaacttgattaaactgggattcactcaccagtatttcccactgacaaaatgtttttaaaacgcgtttcaggtaacaaaatgtgaaagccaaatagaagctagctggacagcactgaaagcttggaaaagtggcaataaagttacctaaaataaatagatgtttttattaaataaaatagggttttatccctatgaaaatgtgtgtactgaaacttgggaatttcccatgtatttgatattataaaagcgtggtattttactctgataaaatatttcctaactacggtcctgatgtaaattccgctgcaaAAATGGATAAAACAacagataccaccgaaactggtcgtggccgcccgttcccgggttgttAGGGGACGAGGGGTTGCGACAAATTACGCCATTTTTATTGTAAAAAAGTTTGTCATTCTATGCTTGCCATATAAACAAAATGAGTGTGATTAGAAGAACTTCCAAGCGGGTAgtaattttttaagtttttttttcatgTGAAAATGTTatattgtcacggcccccgacccattTTACCTGGTTCggaagccgcgggacagaaacccgtggtatcgGTATTGAaatggcagcggaaatttcagcAGGACCATGTTGTCAGAAAAATAATATCAGAGTTTTTAAAAACAccgaattattttattattaatttcgGGATAAACCCTGTATTTACAAGaaaggaatttcactgggaaatccttTGATTacaaaaaacatgtttatttctaTTTGCTGAGCCGCTCCAAAGAGGGGAACCCAATTTCGTAGAGTTGTTGCttgttatttattttataaatcttTGGGGTTTGTTATATTAATTTTTACGATAAATATCTTGTCGAATTTCACAAATTGTGTGGTTGTATATTTAGTGGATCGAATCTTCACAAACAGTGAGTAAATTATATTCCCCTTTTTGCAATaactttttggggtgtatcatTCTATCAAAAATTTTCTTATTCATTTCTAATTATAATCAAGCATGCAATATCAATGTGTAGTTCATTTATTATTAGGTTATGTGTTAATTCGGTTATTGAATTTAGTCAAGCAAGCATATTGTGGATTCATGCCCTTTCCTCATGAGTATGGGATGTGGTATCGACTCACATTTTCTTTCGTGGGATGACCTTTTTTCATTACTATGGGAAGTTGGTATCGCGACCTTATTTAGTCACACCCTTGTGGGTGTGGGATACATGCATTTGATTTTTGCTTattatgtcacaccctcaaattaccataTGCTGGTTTTAGCGCAAGGCGtgtgatgtaccaggatctagccactaatcatatcGTACTTACAGTAAAGAATATTAAACAGAATCATCATGTCCAACATGAATAGTGTATTCCAAAATAAACGTTTTAAACAAAAGTatgtattcagcggaagcaaaagtaAATGTTTCAAAACAACCAAAACCATATTGTTTTAAAATGCATAATATTAAATGTTCTCTTCAAACAACACACAACATGACACTTCAAGCTCCTCAGACTGCAAGTTTCTGTGCACtgatgtacctaacgacctgcaaatcATGCATAAGAGTGTCAAAAGAAAGTTGGCAAGTCCACTGGTTTTGTTCAACGTAAATATACATTCAAACATTGAAATAAGGGTTATTTGGGTTCATCTAAAAAATATGGTGTTAAAATATGACCAAAAAGCCAAATAATTTTAAATTCAATAGAATTAAAAGCTTCAATTGTTATCTAGAAGAAAAACTGTACTCCAATTGTTATGTGTAGGTAAATTAAACCAATTGCATATATAAATATCcgttattatatttatataaatacatGATATTTCAAAATGAGGATCTAAAAAATTTGGGGGGTCCAAACATAGggtttacattttttttattaagtaGGCAACCCTGTATAGAACAACTATACGGTTATCAAACTAGGAAACAATAACAGGTGTGCCTTTACCTCACACACCACCAATCGCGGGTTTCATCGAGACGTTTGAGATAAACCAGCCTGACATATGACAAGCAAACTTAGATAACCCAAACACATacgaaaaataaaaacaaaaataaaatttgaattattttctattttttatataatataatttaccaTGTCAAAAGGCTTTAGGTGGTAATATATATAGATCATCATTGTTAAGTAAAAATCACACCTTAATattataattttgttttaatcCATATCAGattatataaaactatatttttttatttttaattttacaaCATCCCTTGATtcctcttttctttctttctttctttctttttttttttttttgcaatttcgCCTTTAACTTTCTCAAGTAGTTTGAATGGTTTTGGATTTTACCTTTCTCAATTGCTCCCTTGAAACGCCATGAACAATCAACATGCTATAGTCTGCTCCTAAATGATTAGCCAGACCCGTCTGTGATGTGAGATTGGTGAATAACACCAAACCTAATATTTATAACCAACAAAACAAGCAACAAACATAAAATCATCATAACTACACGTCAAAGTGATGTGAGATCGGTGAATAATAGCAAACCTAACATTTATAagcaacaaaacaaacaaaaaaaaaacaaaatcctCATAACTACACCTCAAATAAGGAACAAAAAAATCCTCATAACTACACGTCAAAGAACgaacaaaaaaatatttttttacaaaTTCTTCTTCATTTGTTTCTAGATCCATTCTAGAACATGcttatacaaaaataaaaattttaaaaatgtaTTTGGTAATGAATTTCTTAAATTTTCAAACTGATAGAGTTAGTATGCGTATATGTTACATCAATACCAACAAAATCAAAGCATACATATCCATACAATAAATTAAACCAAAATTCTCACATTAgtacttttgaaaacaaaaagtGATTTTTAAAAATGTAAAGAAAGATTATGAGGCAAATCAAATTAGATAAAAGTAAAACAAATAAAAGCTCTTACATTTGCACCGAAAAAGAGATGCCATCTTTGGGGCAAGGATGTGGATGAATAAGAGAAGAAAGGGTGCGGCGGTGATTGAGTGATTATAATGAAAATGGTATTGTGTTCGTTTAAATAGGAACTGTGGGGTTACCCTAATGCAAATTTTACTATAATTACCCTAAGAATTTTAAGAGCTTTCAAAATGGAACCCAACTATTATAGAAAATATCATTTTGATCTATCATAATGCAAATAAAGTTATTCTTTTACTAGTAAATTAGAGTTTTCGACCTTTAGGTATATTGTGAATTTCACTTTTAATCCTAAATATAACGAACCGAAAAAGTTGATCCTTTATTTCATATGTTGTGATAGTTTATGTCTTGTTGTTTAACGACCCTAAATTTTATATGTAAAGTTCGATTACGTGTCTTGCACATTAATAGGGCAAATTGGatttatttttacccttttaaTGAAAAAAGTAGATTACGTTTTTGGCGCATGTGGTTAAGTTCCTTTAGCTCTATCAGCTCATAAAGGAATTTATAACACTTCAACCACCAATgccatttttctaacttttttagcCCCTAAAAATAACTGCATCCATGTTATTCCTTAAAATCCTGGTACATGTCCTTTACATGAGGGGCACTTTAGTCAATTCTTGTTTAATACAAGAGGTAACTTAAAATACGAAGGACACTAGCTTATAAACCCATGTATTACAAAGGGTTAAAAAAAATCTAGATTAACTATCATCTTAACTTGTAAGTGTTATAAAcctgtgtattacatgggtttaatatataaaaaaagtaaatcaaaaatttctatataatcCTTATCTCATGATTAAAGAATgtaataatattataatcttATACATTCATAATTCATGAATTTTATCATGTAGAAAtcaattaaaaatagaaaataaatcAATATAAATATTTTAAACATTGTTACTAATTTATTGTTTACGTAATATATAAATATTCTGAATTTTTAAAGAAATTAAATTGTTTTCCTTTTTCATCTTGAGAATTGCTCAAAGAAAATGTCAGGAAACAGGCTGTAATTGTTGGTAATTATATTCAATTAGTTGATCTTATAAAATTAAGTAATAAATATATTCTTTTATAAATTTGATTATTTGAAATATAAATACATATTAAACTTAAAATCAGATTTGTTATTCCACTAAATGAGTTTCTAAGAATTTGGAATAATTTGGGCACTTGTTGAACGATTAGCCTgataaattattatttttgtaattatttacaaTTTAAGTgatttagaaaataaaaatattggtTTTGGGTATTTTTCTAAATATATAATTGGGTATttttagggctgcaaacgaaccaaacgtacacgaacaagaccttgttcgtgttcgtttgttaagaaatatatgtgttcgcgaaccgaactgttcacgaacacttatcgaacgagattttatgttcgtgttcgtttgttaaggaaatgaacttgttcgtgtttgtttgttaattttaggcaaagAACAAAAACGAatgttgacgaacacaaatgaacacacactaatgttcatgaacacaaatggaaacaaacgaacacaaacaatcgttcatgaacaaaatatataatacacttacacttattagatatttaatttgtccgaattttgaagtatttaaataaatataaaaacttaaaacactagtgaactatcgaacacaagcgaacacgttaccgaatgttcacgaacataaacgaacgaacacaaacgaacttcccgccgaacggttcacgaactgttcgccgaacagttcacgaactgttcgccgaacgtttggttcgtttgcagccctaattaagagtgattacaatgtttatatcaaccaattaccccaaatcggtatttgtcactcgaccggacctgtgactatggtcatatcacacattggctaacccgttgtccaatggtgaagattatcaagtagtgtatacaaaaccccacataccggcagtactTGTagattacaaaaacttaatcaccGTAATTACAACCTTGAAAACAAGTAGGGTTTTGAAaacaatttggtaaaaagagaataactcacattgcaagtttaaactGTCAAAGCTTGCCTACTGGTTAAGCTGGTAAACCTAGTTAATTATACAATGCAAACGAAACTAgcttagtaacttaatacaacgtTTACGATAATCGCGAGATCGAAatcctcacgacgaatgacaaagtatagcccaatgtaggcagcacttaaacatccatcgaattggttttaatcgatcggatattgtaccgtagcagtgatcgagttattaacCCGTTATTGCTGTAGAAATTCGAGGTTTTGATTGTATtttgaaagaaacagacgattgATCAGTGAAACGAACGTGATTTTTCATCGAAATATGTAATCTGATCCTGTGCCAACCCCTGGGCTTTATAGCCAAAATTGACCCGACCCGCGTGTCGTGACGGGCTCCGCCATTCCTGGCGCGAGTCGCAGGGATAGGCTATCTAGCCTAGACCTGTGTTGTGTCGAGTATAGCCTAGAAATGTGTCAAGTTCAAATGAAACGTGCCTAGATCTTCTGTCGTGAGTCGTGGAACATTTAGGGGATCCGCccccccccccttgagttttagggggccCTGTTGCTGGTTTCGTCCATTTTTCAGTTTTTCGAGTCGCACCGTACTACTTGGGGTTCTAATTAGGGTTTCTTAGTATGCCTTTTAGGAATAGGTAACAGAAAATTTGTGAGGTTGTTACACATTTTAAGTGGCTAATCTAATCTAATATGTACATTTATATTTAATTTAAACAAAAAACAAGCAAGCAGTGTGATTAGGGTGTTTGGGGGCGCACATCGGGTAGGGTTTGTGGATTGCTCGGGTATAACAGGAACACAACACTGTTGTCGAGGTCGCAGGTAGGGGAGGTCGGGTAGGGTtgaatgtgtgtgtgttttttaccGTTGAGTTTGGAAGGCGACATAGGGGCGGGTTTCCAGGAATAACAATGCAGGAAAAGCGGCATCCCACGAGTACCCTTTGGAGGAGATGAGGTGTCGAGACCGGTGGCCTCTGGTAATATTTTTTAGTGAGTTTAATAATTTGTTTAATACGTTTATTTGCTAACTTAAATGGGTATCATAGTTTGTGTATttatttttgataaaataaaaaa belongs to Helianthus annuus cultivar XRQ/B chromosome 5, HanXRQr2.0-SUNRISE, whole genome shotgun sequence and includes:
- the LOC110941212 gene encoding histone H4, encoding MSGRGKGGKGLGKGGAKRHRKVLRDNIQGITKPAIRRLARRGGVKRISGLIYEETRGVLKIFLENMIRDAVTYTEYARRKIVTAMDVVYALKRQGRTLYGFGG